The DNA segment acaaagaaaagaaaaaaaaaggaatgaagaagtaaaaaaaaaaaaataatttttaaaaaatatattagatgtaaaagaaatttgaaTACTATAAGAAGAATAATCATAAATGATTCAACCTGATTTGAATGGGTGTGGGAAGAATAAGCCATAAATCATTCATAGAACCTATTTCACATAATCAGTTAGCATCTTCCATTCTTTAGTTTTCGTCTAATAAGACTGCTCTATCAATTTTGGTTGCCATTCCATTATTGCATGCAATTCTTTTCGCGAATCACTGCTAACACTTTTATTTGTTTACCAGTACTACCGAAAGCTGTTCACGTGAAAAGAGGGCAGCATCTATTACTTTAATTTTGAGGCACCAACTAACAATCCATTTCAAGccaattaaaaaagagaaatattgtcaagtgaaataagctagccagtgattttgtaaaatatattttataaacaaatatttaacgGTCGGGATCTCCACTGAAAATGTCATTGAAGAGCGTCCCTCTCCAATGAGACTCGTTAAAAAAAGTACAAATCATACTTTCAAGAccataattagaaaataaaaaatgcaacgcTCGTAAATAACACTCCAGGTGTTACGCATAGAAAAGAGGTGCAAATTAGAGAAGACATAGGTGACATTTACCCTGAATTTGGATGAAGCATTACAGAGGATAatgtattttactattttttagggCATTTTAATTGCTGCTTAATAAGATGCTCTGTTTGGATGTTTAACATGAGAAATTGAAgaattctccatttttttcatcctttgTTAAGATACAGAATTTAAAATTCCACCAAAACGTGGGATTTGAAAAATTCCTCAATCCATGAGTTCATCATCCCCAACCTCATCTTTTGCAACcttatctctttaattttttccaGTGACTTGGAGGCTGACTGGTGCACCGGAGATAATGGCAACGGAGGAAAAGTGAGTTCGCTAGATGAGGAGATAACAACATCAAAGGAAAACCAAGTTCACTCGATGGTTGGCAAGGAGGAGTCAACTCCCCGAGTGTCACATTCACCGCATAGTCATCGATACCGTGAAAAACATTTGCTGCATCATGACCAACATCAATGACACCGATTTTTGCAAGGTGGTTCTTGACTATCTTAACAACCTCCTTTGATGGTTAGAAATGGCTGTGAATGAACTTGATTCTTTTAAGTTTTCAAGATTCGATTTCCATCACAGGATTTGTGGTGGAATGCTGGGATTTATGGTTGAAATGTGTGGAGATAACAAAATCACAAGAACATCTGTTctgaaatttaatgaaaatatttgcaaaatttaataatccaaacaagttattttataattgattggATTCAATTAAATTCCTCTATATTAAAAATTCCTTGTCatttggaaattcttcatcCACACACATTACACAGGGTAGCGATCTCGAACAGCAGACCTACTATCAGAATGAAGTGCACAATCCTCAAAATAGTTCAACGAGCACAACCCAATTCCAATTCCAATCAAGCTAAATTCAAATTTCGAGGCTTCAAAAAGAATACAAATATATCTAATCCTCACAATAAAAGCCGGTAACAAAGTTTACTAGATAGAAGAGAATCTTAAAATTCCAATTCCATATAATAAAAACTTCAGTGTCCTTAATAAAATAGGCAATTTGGAAAACACTTGAGAAAATGGAAGGACAAACTAAAACGGCCCAGTACATCCACAATTCATAACAGACATGAATGCCTAAAATCCCAGTACCAAAGAGATATTAGCAACAAACACCTTCTCCCTTCAAAAAGATATGGAGGAGAAGTTCAATTCTAATTagcagtaaaatatttttactggtCATCCGGTTTCGGTGCTGCTTCTTTAATTTCATCTGCTCCATCGTCCTGAAACCACAATAAACCCATATCACTCTAAGTTGATAAcaagaaaaagggagaaaaaaaaatagatgaacaATGGCAAACTAAAATAATCAATACCTGCATGTCAGAGGTCCAAAGTGTGAGGTTATCACGAAGGAGTTGCATGATCAAAGTGCTATCCTTGTATGACTCCTCTCCCAGTGTATCCAATTCAGCAATAGCTTCATCAAAAGCCTAGCGAATATCATAAGGAAAAAGATTCTTTATGAGTACGATATATGCCATTAGAAACAGAACTCACAGTAAAGTTATACTCTTGCAACTTGTACCAGAACATTTTCACATCATAAACTAAAAAGAATTTATTCAACGGGTATTCCTCAAGGTCAGATTCCCATCTATACCAGTATCTAGATTAAGAAGTCAAATATTGATTGATTATTGTTTGCTAGCTATAACTATTAGAATTCCAAACACCTACTGTGAAACCCAATAAATATTTGACAACTCATTTAAGCTACAGGTAAAGGAGGAACAACTGTACAAACCatattacaaattcatatttagCCGCTAGAATCCAACCAGTAACATCATTATTGCTTCGACATTAACGAAATGCAACATGCAGTAGCCATAAAGTTATTCAAATCAATGGACAACAATAGCTGCaaatttcactgtatatggccGAATTCCTTCCTCTTTTCACGTTAAACATCCAAAACTTTGCTCAAAATATAGTAAAACACAAATAAACAGAGCAAAACAAAGGCCATGATATTCACTATCTCTGAATCTAACCTGTTTTGCAAGGTTGCAGGCACGATCCGGAGAATTAAGGATTTCGTAGTAAAATACAGAAAAGTTAAGAGCAAGGCCAAGCCTAATTGGATGAGTAGGAGGCAGTTCGGCATTCGCAATGTCCTGAAAAACAAAGGAACACGCCCATTCGTTAAAACAATAGAGTAAGACTAGAATAAACAAAAGCAACACAACGGAAATCGTTCAATTCAAATTGTACAGAATAAAAGCGCGcagatatattattatttcatttgcaattgaaaaataatagcaGTTAAAATTCATATTAGCCAAAACATtttaaccaagaaaaagaataacGCATAACCGCTCCACAGAACCGCATCGAGTAAATAATCACATAGATTCCATAGTCAGAATAACAAAAATCGGAAAACAATAAAACGAAATCTCAAATCTGGAGAATAAACCGAACAGATCTGAATCACAAAATcagataaaaatttgaaaagagaaaaaaacggCTAACCTGTGCGGCTTTGTATGCAGAGAGAGTGCTCTCGGCAGCCTCCTTACGCTCGGCGCCGGTCTTGAACTCGGCAAGGTATCTGTGGTAATCTCCCTTCATCTTGAGGTAGAAGACCTTGGAATCGCCGGAGGAAGCGGATGGAATGAGGCGAGAGTCGAGGAGCTTGAGGATACCGTCGCAGATGTTGGAGAGCTCGGACTCGATCTTGGATCGGTAGTCGCGGATGACGGAGACGTGATCCTCGTTGCCGCGGCTCTCCTCCTTCTGCTCGATCGAGGAGATGATGCGCCACGAGGCGCGGCGCGCTCCGATCACGTTCTTGTAGGCGACGGAGAGGAGGTTCCTCTCCTCCACGGTAAGTTCCTCGTTGTCGGCGGCGGCGGAGACCTTCTCCATGAACTCCACCATCTCTTCGTAGCGCTCGGCCTGCTCGGCGAGCTTCGCCATGTAGACGTTCTCTTCGCGAGGCGAGGGAGCGGCCGCCATTGTCGTCGAATCCTAGAGAGTTAAAGCGCGAGTGCGAGATCTggttagagagagaaagtgagcaAATGAGGGGAGACGGAGAAGGACGAAAGGGAAAGGGTAAAGGGTGGTTTTGAGGCTATTGCGTCCGATAATTGCGTTTTGAGAAGCGTGGGAGGGGTCGTTTTGGAGATTGAATATGGACCGTTGGATcgatgatttatttatttattaatatcttgaaattggaaataagaaaaaagagacaGCTGTCAGACACGGGGTTTTGATACTCTTTCTCTGTTCTCTGTGTTGTGTGTGGCGGAAAAGGTTGGTGCGTCCCTCTCTCTCACTCTGTCATTTACATTAGCGAATCTGTACTCTTTTAATAACCAGGTAGTATAAATATTCGTTTTCGTTGGTTTTGAAAAGTTTCAACTTTGAATTGAACACCCCAAAAGAATGGGCTGGGTTGGTTGGTAATGGGCCCGTTTCAAGATTGGATTCGACTAGGCCCTTAAAAGTGCTTGCTTTTTCACTGTAGCTTTTCTTCTCCTCCTTTTTATTTCAAAGTGGTAGGTCATACTATGCACTAGCCTCTAGTCCGCCCAACCTGCTACGCGGTCGCTCTTTTTTTGCTTAATAAAGTTAGCTACACAATTTCCATATAAAATAGTATTATGTCACCCAAGGTTCTGTTAATACTACTATAATGTAACAAGTTTTacttgaaattattattattacactaCTACATTCAATACTTTTTCATTGACATTATACTAATctctttcaatttatataataacacGAATAAATCCAAAGAAGCTATATTGACAGAAATATATGTAGTGTTTTGGTAAAAGAAATATCAGatataaattctttaaaaacaacATCATTGAgtgtgattatttttaatttagttggATGATTGTGGTTAGATTCAATTGTAACCaatcaaataacatttttttttgttttttatagtaGTCTTAACATTTGTGTAACaacaatgctttttttttttaaaggagtgTAACAACAATgctaatcatatatttttaatataaatctcATGTTGACCTCTTCAAAATGTAAGTTTAAGGAGTGCTTTTTAGCCATCGTACAAAAATGattcaacaaaaataatttattagaaaatgtttttaaaaagtgTGAAATCATGTGTGAATGCTCATTTAAAATAACTATGCCCTCTAGATGATGGTAGCAAGCAATTTAACAACTCTAAGAGTTTGGTGGCTCCTAAAGTTTGTTCTCGATttagttgaattaattaatatcgAGAAAACGTGTGAAACAGAAAGGAGCGTCTAGCTTGAGTGTGTTTTGCTTTAATTCTAATTCATCCTCCCGTCTTCTAAATCACTAATTTTATGCAATCTAGACGAAGTAATTAGTAGAAGAGGAAAGTGTTtcgaaaaacaaagaaagaaagaaagagggggGAGTGTTTGCTATATTTTATCAATTGTTAGGTCTATTTCGTCACTTTGGTAGACCACTGTTCATTGGCTACATTATTGCTTACAATACTGAACCCGACATCATCATTTATCACACACGAagttaaaaaaaaccatttcaATAAAATTCAGTTAAATTCAAGGATAAAAGTGATAGAAACTGCAAGCATGTTATCGTTTGAAAGTGGTTTATCGCTTTCCAGAATAATTTTACAAGTATTTTAACCTACAAAATTGATTAAGATCATCGTAACATAGAGAAATTAATCGTATTGAAAGATTACGAACAAACTGTTTAACAGTCAACTGTTCAATATATATGATATCATATATGATTTTGGAATTAATTGCGTGGGAGATTTCACTTGAGTGGATTGCAGTGTCATAATGAATTGAGTATTtggaatttttgtattttatttataataatagataGAAATTGAAGTATGGATacttcttaattaatatattttcatcaaTATTAAAGTGTAAATTTTGTATTGACATTCCAATTGCTTGATTAACATACTTCGTGTCATCTTAACATTTTGCTACCAATTTTACATTTACCCACCAAAACacaagtgtatatatatataaaagcttaAAGGGTACACTTGTTCGTCTAAAAGTTATTAacgtatatttttattaatattttaatatagaaaaaagtgcataagattattttaaacttcttttataaagtatctctaatttttatttcgtcgtaattattttttaaattataatcattGATTTGGATTAGTCTGAGacattcatttatattttattttaaaataaaaaattctagacccaaaaaaaaaacacaaatcagAACGGGCTAACCTCGGGTTTGTTCCTCCGTGACGACTATACTCCTCCCCATCTCATTCGCCACACGTGGCTGTCTCTTTTACCGTCATCACGTCGTTGTTTAGGCCTTGCATACAGAAATTGGTATAAAGCCTTAAAATTTTACTCAAGAAGAGGCTAGGTTGAAAAATGTGATTTtggggaaaaaataatttaattacttcACAAGTACATCAACTATATTCGGAGGGAAACTTTATTATGaatatcaaaattcaaacagaATGGTCACGGAACTAATTGAAGAGCTAAACTCCTCTCTCTCCTCCTTCACAGCTACAGAACAAgttgaatatttattattgcAGGGGCTCCGACGTGCAATCAGGctccaaaaatatttaaatgcagCCAATGGTCACGGAAAGCCTTTGTAATTGTTCAATTCCCCCCACACTGTTAGTTCAACTTCTTCCCATGACTTTGCTGATCTCAGTTCTTCCCATATGCTAAAAAGAGCTCCCAAGACATTGTCATCATGCAAGATACAATAGCACCTacaatttcaaaagaaaatgaatagaTCCCAACGAGCTACTTCAACAATTGCTAAATTTATTAAAGCCAGGCACAAagcaaaacatatttatttgtgCTGGCACAAAAAGTTGTCTCGTCTAACATAATGCTTATGTGATAGGTAGAATGAAatgtaatagaaaaaatatgggattaattaaaaaaaaaaaaggataaaatggaATAAAACTAAGAAAATTGAAATACTAGTTGATAAGAGATTAATTAAGAGAATTATGGAGACAGTTAGTTACTTACATGGCAACATATGAAAGTCGGCCGAACTTTTGATCACCCTCTGTTGACTCATATCTTGATATGTTACTAGCAAAAGGAAGTTTGTAGCTTTCTAAAAACTTCTTAAGGAGATAAGAATCACCTCTAAACACATCTAAATAAATTGGTATCAAGTCAACAAGAGGATCACCtgagaaataaatgaaaaaaaaaactgaaataacCACAAATAGAAATAACATTATAATACTTTCACGGAAATGTTACTTTTGAACATGTATCCGCGTGGAGTTAAAGAGCTGATCTAGATAATGACGAGTCAATCATAAATCATTGtacaattaattatcaatacaTTAGACAGACAAATCAGATGAAGGTAAAATAAGGACTAATGTATAGGAGACAAAAGAGCTGACAAAAAGGCAAGCAATCTCAATCAACTGCAAGGTTGAAGAATGAAACAGAAGTATGAAAACACCATAGAAAGAAACATATTTCAGTTTAAGAACTATTCATCACTCGTTTGGTTAATGTTTAAATATTGGTTAAGAAGTACCCATGTTACTTAACAAACTACTGGTTAATTACCATGAATATGCATCTCATGGTCAACAATCACTTTAGAACGAGAATTCTTAGGGACAAAACTGAAATTATGATGATTACTTATTGCAGAACAGCATGCATAAGCCTAAAAACCATAAAAATAGTGCAGGAAAAAATGAAGTCATAATACAGAAAAAATAAACAGTACTGGGGGTTAATAACATGTCTTTGTTCATGTATTAGAGAAAACACAATACCAGTTCAATTGTacaaaaaacttcgtaccccattgcccaaaggctcttcgctatgcgaagatATGGgagagggatgttgtacgcagcctaacccttgcatatgcaaagaggccgtttccggattcgaacccatgaccaacaagtcaccaaggcacaactttaccgctgcaccagggctcgccctcaccAGTTCAAttgtacaaattaaaaaaaatcttgtagaTACTGAAAGCACATGAAAAATTATGATGCCATATGATCACAACATTCCAATATAAgttggataaaatatttttggaagTAGGAAAGGAGAAGTACTGACCTATCGAAAGATCACTAAAATCAAGAATATTACTAGGACACCATGATTTTACTTCATCGTTACTCAACAAACCATTGTCCACCATGGTGGTATCTTCAGTATTCCCACTGGTGGTAGAGCAAACCAATGATGGTTTCATGTAAATGTTATCATCCATAATGTCAGTGTGTATCCAGGAGCAAGGTTTACAAGCACCATTTCCAAAATTCTGGAGTCAAATAAAAGTTGCATAGATTATATAAACAAATCAACTCTGGCATAtccataaagaaaataaaaaaat comes from the Glycine soja cultivar W05 chromosome 6, ASM419377v2, whole genome shotgun sequence genome and includes:
- the LOC114415303 gene encoding 14-3-3-like protein, with amino-acid sequence MAAAPSPREENVYMAKLAEQAERYEEMVEFMEKVSAAADNEELTVEERNLLSVAYKNVIGARRASWRIISSIEQKEESRGNEDHVSVIRDYRSKIESELSNICDGILKLLDSRLIPSASSGDSKVFYLKMKGDYHRYLAEFKTGAERKEAAESTLSAYKAAQDIANAELPPTHPIRLGLALNFSVFYYEILNSPDRACNLAKQAFDEAIAELDTLGEESYKDSTLIMQLLRDNLTLWTSDMQDDGADEIKEAAPKPDDQ